Proteins encoded by one window of Paraburkholderia terrae:
- the pstS gene encoding phosphate ABC transporter substrate-binding protein PstS: protein MRTIPTWIALLATFVTINAHAADITGAGSTFAAPIYTAWADGYKKSGGGSVHYRGVGSTEGVKQILAKQVDFAGSDAPLTESELSRSGLVQFPTVIGGVVPVVNIPGIKPGELTLSGQVLGDIYLGKITNWKDPAIVALNPKATLPDLAIAVIRRADGSGTTLIWTHYLSQVSPEWKTKVGEGTSVRWPRGIGGKGNEGVATYVRYLPGSIGYVAWDFTKQNHIAYTAMKNASGASVQPGPEAFNAAALGADWSTSLVSILTNEPGKDAWPVMGATFVLIPVTQDKPDHTKEALSFFEWAFTNGHQTAQELDYIPLPAPVIEEIRTQLHTRVKDALGKPVAAQ, encoded by the coding sequence GTGAGAACCATCCCAACGTGGATTGCCCTGCTTGCCACCTTCGTGACGATCAACGCTCACGCCGCCGATATCACGGGCGCAGGCAGCACCTTCGCCGCGCCGATCTACACCGCATGGGCGGACGGCTACAAGAAATCCGGCGGCGGCAGCGTTCATTATCGAGGCGTCGGATCGACGGAAGGCGTCAAGCAGATACTCGCGAAGCAGGTGGACTTCGCCGGTTCCGATGCGCCGCTGACCGAGAGTGAACTGAGCAGGAGCGGTCTCGTCCAGTTTCCGACCGTGATAGGCGGCGTGGTGCCCGTCGTCAACATTCCGGGCATCAAGCCTGGCGAGTTGACGCTGTCGGGCCAGGTGCTCGGCGACATCTACCTCGGCAAGATCACGAACTGGAAAGACCCGGCCATCGTCGCGCTGAATCCGAAAGCGACGCTGCCCGATCTCGCCATCGCCGTGATCCGTCGCGCCGACGGCTCGGGCACGACGCTCATCTGGACGCACTATCTGTCGCAGGTCAGCCCCGAATGGAAAACCAAGGTCGGCGAAGGCACGTCCGTTCGCTGGCCGCGCGGCATTGGCGGCAAGGGCAACGAAGGCGTCGCCACTTACGTGCGCTATCTGCCCGGCTCGATCGGCTATGTCGCGTGGGACTTCACGAAGCAGAACCATATTGCGTACACGGCGATGAAAAACGCGTCGGGCGCGTCGGTTCAGCCAGGACCCGAGGCATTCAACGCGGCTGCGCTCGGCGCCGACTGGTCGACGTCGCTGGTCAGCATTCTCACGAACGAGCCGGGCAAAGACGCATGGCCCGTGATGGGCGCGACCTTCGTGCTGATACCCGTGACGCAGGACAAGCCCGATCACACGAAGGAAGCACTCAGCTTTTTCGAATGGGCGTTTACGAATGGACATCAAACGGCACAGGAACTCGACTACATTCCGTTACCCGCGCCCGTCATCGAGGAAATCCGCACGCAGTTGCATACGCGCGTGAAGGATGCGTTGGGCAAGCCTGTCGCTGCCCAGTAG